The following is a genomic window from Bacillota bacterium.
GTGCAGGCCAAGATCGACGCGGCCGTCGAGCGGGGCCGCCAGCTGGATCCGAAGCCGCGGGTGCTGTTCCTGTACCTCGGCAGCACGCGCTTCCAGTTCGGCGGCGGGGCGGGCACGCCTTCCAACGCGATGATTGAAGCGGCGGGCGCCATCGACGCCGGCAAGGCGGTGGGCCTGGTCGGTTACCAGCCCATCACGGCCGAGGTCGTCGTGGCGGCGCAGCCCGACGTGGTCATCGTCACCGAACGCGGCCTTAACGTCCTGGGCAGCATCGAGGGCGTCATCAACGGCGTGCCGGGCTTGGCGCTGACCCCGGCTGGCCAGAAGGGCCACATCTTGGTCTTCGAAGACCTCTACTTCATCGGTATGGGTCCCCGCACGGGCGACGCGTTGCTGGAGCTGGTCGAGGCTCTTGAACGCTTGCAATGAAAGCCCGGCGTGTCATCGTCGCTACTTCCCTCACCATCCTCGTCGTCGCCGCTTGTACGGTAAGCCTTGGGCGGGGGGCGGTTTCCATCGCCCCCTCCCAAGTAGCTGCCGTTTTCCTGCGCAAGATGGGCGTCGAGACGTCCATTGCCGTGACACCGCTGCAGGAGTCCGTGCTTTGGACGATCCGGCTGCCGCGCGTGCTCATGTCGCTGCTGGTCGGTTCCGCGCTGGCGGTGGCCGGCGTCGCGCTGCAAGGCATTTTCCGCAATCCTTTGGCCGAACCGAGCCTGCTGGGCATCACCAGCGGCGCCGTGGTGGCTTCCATGCTCGCTGTCGTTGCCGGCGCGGCGAAGCGCCATGCCTGGGCCGCGCCCCTTGCGGGCTTCCTGGGCGCTCTCGCCGTTTCGCTTGTCCTTTATTCCTTCTTCCGCCGCGCGCCCCGGCGGGACGTCGCGACCGTCGTGCTCACCGGCGTCATCATCAACGTCTTCCTCGGCGCGGTCATCACGCTGCTGCCCGCCATATTCCGCACCGCCGGGCTGGGGGAAACGACGTTCTGGACGATGGGCGGCTTCGGCGGTCTGACGTGGCCGTCCGTGTACGTCACGGCGCCGGCGGCGGTGGTGGCCTCGCTGCTTCTCTGGCGGCTCTCGCCGCAGCTGAACGTCTTGTCGCTGGGCGACTCCGACGCCGAGTACCTAGGCGTGGACGCGCACCGGCTGCGCCTGCAGGCCATCGTGCTGACGTCCCTGGTGACGGGCGCGTCCGTCGCGTTCGCCGGCGTCATCGCGTTCGTCGGTCTGGTGGTGCCTCACGCCCTGCGCCTGCTCATCGGCCCCGACCACCGGCACCTCTTGCCGGCCAGCGCCTTGGGCGGCGCGTTCATGGTCTGTGTGGCGGACCTATTCGCCCGCACCCTCATCGCACCGTCCGAACTCCCGGTGGGCGTGCTGACGACGCTGGTGGGCGGGCCGCTGTTTTTCGTGCTGCTGCGGCAGGCTCAGGCGAAAGGACGGTGGGTCTGACGTGGCAAATGGGAACGCGGCGGAAACGGCGGCAACGGAAAGCCGCAGCGCCGGCGGCGCCCTCGAGCCCGCCAGCCTTGACGCGCCGGCCCGATCGCTCGTAGTCTTGAGCGCCCGCCACGTGTCGTACCGCGTCGGGGATAAGCTGCTGCTGGATGACGTAAGCCTGGACTTGCGAGCGGGCTCGGTGCACGCGCTCATCGGCCCCAACGGGGCGGGCAAGTCCACCTTGCTGAAGGTGCTGGCGGGAGACGTGCGGCCGACGGCGGGAGAGCTGACGCTGCTGGGGCGGCCCCTGCGGTCGTACGGCAAGCGGGAGCTGGCGCTCCTGCGGGCCGTGATGCCGCAGGACGCCGTGCTGTCGCTGCCGTTTACGGCGGAAGAAGTGGTGGCGATGGGCCGCTATCCACACCGGGGACGGCGGGGCGCCGGCGGGCGACAGCAGCCGGCGGCGAGGAATCACGAGACGGTCATCCGGGAGAGCATGCAGGCGACCGAGTCGGCGCATCTGCGGGAGCGGCTGTATCCGACGCTGTCGGGCGGTGAGCAGGCCCGCGTGACGCTGGCCCGTGTCCTGGCACAAGAAACGCCACTGGTCTTCCTGGACGAGCCGACGGCCAGCCTTGACCCGCGGCACCAGCATCTGGTCATGCGCCTGGCCCGCGATGTTGCCCGCGCCGGCGGCACGGTGCTGGCGGTGCTGCACGACATGAACCTGGCCTCGCTGTACGCCGATGACGTGGTCCTG
Proteins encoded in this region:
- a CDS encoding Fe3+-siderophore ABC transporter permease, translating into MKARRVIVATSLTILVVAACTVSLGRGAVSIAPSQVAAVFLRKMGVETSIAVTPLQESVLWTIRLPRVLMSLLVGSALAVAGVALQGIFRNPLAEPSLLGITSGAVVASMLAVVAGAAKRHAWAAPLAGFLGALAVSLVLYSFFRRAPRRDVATVVLTGVIINVFLGAVITLLPAIFRTAGLGETTFWTMGGFGGLTWPSVYVTAPAAVVASLLLWRLSPQLNVLSLGDSDAEYLGVDAHRLRLQAIVLTSLVTGASVAFAGVIAFVGLVVPHALRLLIGPDHRHLLPASALGGAFMVCVADLFARTLIAPSELPVGVLTTLVGGPLFFVLLRQAQAKGRWV
- a CDS encoding heme ABC transporter ATP-binding protein, with protein sequence MSARHVSYRVGDKLLLDDVSLDLRAGSVHALIGPNGAGKSTLLKVLAGDVRPTAGELTLLGRPLRSYGKRELALLRAVMPQDAVLSLPFTAEEVVAMGRYPHRGRRGAGGRQQPAARNHETVIRESMQATESAHLRERLYPTLSGGEQARVTLARVLAQETPLVFLDEPTASLDPRHQHLVMRLARDVARAGGTVLAVLHDMNLASLYADDVVLMSGGRVRAHGSPAEVLRRELLEEVFQARFHVAQHPLLPRPLVLSLPHDA